From a single Cyclobacterium marinum DSM 745 genomic region:
- the dnaA gene encoding chromosomal replication initiator protein DnaA, whose protein sequence is MNSEANAIWTECLRVVEKHVNEQSFSTWFKPIIPARIDGSVLTIQVPSQFFYEWLEDNYVEVLKLAIKTILGANGKLEYAVVVDKGNSQNQPYMVSYPQGVNSPANAKKKENLASAHSPFDLSSLDEQTTLQSNLSANYTFTSFIEGDCNRLARSAGFAVANKPGITSFNPLMVYGGVGLGKTHLVQAIGNEIKNGPDDKFVLYVSSEKFVNQFMDGIKDGNIKSFTNFYMQVDVLIIDDIQFLAGKGRTQEMFFHIFNHLHQNKKQIIMTSDCAPKDLMGLEDRLLSRFKWGLTADLQMPDFETRIAIIKKKMQSEGINIPDNVIEYLAYTVDTNVRELEGVMISLIAHASLSRLEISLELAKTIMKNIVKDIETEVSIEFIQQSCADYYGIKVEDLKAKTRKKEIVIARQVAMYFSKEFTNHSLKSIGYHFGGRDHSTVIHAVQAINDLMETDPSFRNAIQEQKKQFKIRSY, encoded by the coding sequence ATGAATTCAGAGGCTAATGCTATATGGACTGAATGTTTGCGGGTAGTCGAAAAGCACGTCAATGAGCAGAGTTTTTCAACTTGGTTTAAGCCAATTATCCCTGCGAGAATCGATGGTTCTGTCCTCACTATTCAAGTTCCCAGTCAATTTTTTTACGAATGGTTGGAAGACAACTATGTGGAAGTATTGAAATTAGCCATAAAAACCATATTGGGGGCGAATGGAAAATTAGAATACGCGGTAGTAGTAGACAAGGGCAATTCACAAAACCAGCCTTATATGGTAAGTTACCCTCAAGGGGTGAATAGTCCTGCGAATGCCAAGAAAAAAGAAAATCTCGCCTCTGCTCACAGTCCATTTGACTTGTCCAGTTTGGATGAACAAACAACGCTTCAATCCAACCTAAGTGCCAACTATACTTTTACTTCTTTTATTGAAGGAGATTGTAACCGACTGGCAAGATCTGCCGGATTTGCGGTAGCCAATAAACCGGGAATTACTTCTTTTAATCCATTAATGGTTTATGGGGGAGTAGGACTAGGAAAGACCCATTTGGTACAGGCCATAGGTAATGAAATCAAAAATGGGCCGGATGACAAATTTGTATTGTATGTTTCCTCTGAGAAATTTGTCAACCAATTTATGGATGGCATTAAAGACGGTAATATAAAGTCCTTCACTAATTTTTACATGCAAGTGGATGTATTAATTATTGACGACATTCAATTTTTGGCAGGTAAAGGAAGAACACAGGAAATGTTTTTCCATATATTTAATCACCTTCATCAAAATAAAAAACAAATCATCATGACCTCGGATTGTGCACCGAAGGACTTGATGGGCTTGGAAGATCGTTTATTGTCACGCTTCAAATGGGGGCTGACAGCTGATCTACAAATGCCGGACTTTGAAACCAGAATTGCAATCATAAAGAAAAAAATGCAATCTGAAGGGATAAATATACCTGACAATGTAATAGAGTACCTTGCTTATACGGTAGATACCAATGTAAGGGAATTGGAAGGGGTGATGATTTCTTTAATTGCACATGCTTCACTTAGCCGGCTAGAAATCAGTCTTGAACTGGCAAAGACGATAATGAAAAATATCGTAAAGGACATTGAGACTGAAGTGAGCATAGAGTTTATCCAACAATCTTGTGCCGACTATTATGGCATCAAAGTCGAAGACTTAAAAGCGAAAACAAGGAAAAAAGAAATTGTTATTGCCAGGCAAGTAGCGATGTATTTTAGCAAAGAATTTACCAACCATTCCTTAAAGTCTATTGGGTATCATTTTGGAGGAAGAGACCATAGCACAGTGATTCATGCTGTGCAGGCCATCAATGATCTTATGGAAACGGATCCTTCATTTAGGAATGCCATCCAAGAGCAAAAAAAACAGTTCAAAATTAGATCCTACTAA
- a CDS encoding CopD family protein, producing MTFEYIKALHIIFIVTWFAGLFYIVRLFIYQTEALDRPEAEKNILKPQLDLMANRLWYIITWPSAVLTLIFGTWVLLHRPTYLSMPFMHAKLTFVALLYIYHFRCHYIFKSLQNGKRIWNSSKLRLWNEIATLLLFAIVFLIVLKSLLNMLWGIAGLILLGASLMLATKWYKRFRERN from the coding sequence ATGACATTCGAATACATCAAAGCTTTACACATTATTTTTATTGTAACCTGGTTTGCAGGCTTATTTTATATTGTAAGGCTTTTTATTTATCAAACAGAGGCATTGGACCGACCTGAAGCTGAAAAAAATATCCTAAAACCTCAACTTGACCTAATGGCAAACCGATTATGGTACATCATCACCTGGCCATCAGCTGTATTAACCCTTATTTTTGGAACTTGGGTATTGCTTCACCGTCCTACCTATTTATCCATGCCATTTATGCACGCTAAACTTACCTTTGTGGCATTATTATACATCTACCATTTTCGATGTCATTATATTTTTAAATCCCTTCAAAATGGGAAGCGAATATGGAATAGTTCAAAACTAAGGCTTTGGAATGAAATAGCTACATTACTTCTTTTTGCCATTGTCTTTTTAATTGTGCTTAAAAGCCTTTTGAACATGCTTTGGGGTATCGCAGGATTGATATTATTAGGGGCAAGTCTGATGTTAGCTACTAAATGGTACAAAAGATTCAGAGAGCGGAACTAA
- a CDS encoding SCO family protein, translated as MLRSHYLNLIILGVLALSACQTNNNPNSLPVLGNRHVEEVVVDGETTTDTIYHKIADFRFTNQDGQQITNEDVKGKVYVADFFFTSCPTICPIMKKQMLRVYETFKDNPDFMILSHTIDPEYDTVALLKDYSLRLGIEDASTWNFLTGEQEKIFEIGQTSYLTTAMNDKNEPGGFLHSGAFVLIDREGRIRGIYDGTKETQVNVLIKDLPKLLNNNENSSK; from the coding sequence ATGCTTCGATCTCATTATTTAAATCTTATAATTTTAGGGGTTTTGGCTTTAAGTGCTTGCCAAACAAACAATAATCCTAATTCTTTGCCTGTGCTAGGCAATCGGCATGTAGAAGAAGTAGTCGTGGATGGAGAAACCACAACAGACACTATTTATCATAAAATAGCCGATTTCCGATTTACCAATCAAGATGGGCAACAAATTACCAATGAAGATGTAAAGGGAAAAGTGTATGTGGCAGATTTCTTTTTCACCAGCTGCCCAACCATTTGTCCCATTATGAAAAAGCAAATGCTGAGGGTTTATGAAACTTTTAAAGACAATCCTGACTTTATGATATTAAGTCATACAATAGACCCTGAATACGATACGGTAGCCCTTCTTAAAGACTACTCACTTCGACTAGGTATAGAAGATGCTAGTACATGGAATTTTCTTACAGGAGAACAAGAAAAGATCTTTGAAATTGGACAGACAAGCTACCTTACCACAGCCATGAATGACAAGAATGAACCCGGGGGATTTTTGCACTCAGGAGCTTTTGTTTTAATTGATAGAGAAGGGAGAATCAGAGGTATATATGATGGTACCAAGGAAACGCAGGTCAATGTTCTCATCAAAGATTTACCCAAACTTCTCAACAACAATGAAAACAGCAGTAAGTAG
- a CDS encoding c-type cytochrome, with the protein MKTAVSSLLFLLIIACKGGDDNKNEGIRNIKDLKTRQYAIQGQQLYLQYCSNCHQEDGTGLNRLIPPLKNADYMLNDVNRSLYIIKNGMKGSIKVNGVEYNQPMPENSKLSPIEIAQVATYIYNVWGNEHGLITPEKVKEALSATP; encoded by the coding sequence ATGAAAACAGCAGTAAGTAGTTTACTATTTTTATTAATCATCGCTTGTAAAGGAGGGGATGACAATAAAAATGAAGGTATTCGTAATATAAAAGACCTTAAAACAAGACAATATGCCATTCAGGGCCAACAACTTTATTTACAATATTGCAGCAACTGTCATCAAGAAGATGGGACAGGATTAAATAGGCTTATCCCTCCACTAAAAAATGCTGATTATATGCTAAATGATGTGAACCGAAGTCTATATATCATCAAGAATGGTATGAAAGGTAGCATTAAAGTTAACGGTGTAGAGTACAATCAACCCATGCCTGAAAACAGCAAGCTTAGCCCAATCGAAATTGCGCAAGTCGCTACCTACATATACAATGTTTGGGGAAATGAGCATGGCTTAATTACTCCCGAAAAAGTAAAAGAAGCACTCAGTGCGACACCGTAA
- a CDS encoding ABC transporter permease yields the protein MSVFKLSWKYLIDRPLNTILNVLLLALGLSIITVLLLVEEQFENKVNRDAAGIDMVIGAKGSPLQLVLSSVYHVDFPTGNIPLKEAQKVSRNRLIKNAIPMALGDNYEGFRIVGSNHDYLNIYQAELIDGKKWEKPFEVVVGSKVAKAKGFKVGDTFIGAHGIEAASHQHDQHAFQVVGILAPSNNVLDQLIVTSVESVWYAHDEEIGSEKLENQVNATGFPESDETRELTTVLIAYRSPMAAIQLPRMINGRTTLQAASPTFEMSRLFELLGIGVVVMKGLALLIIFIAGLGIFIALYNSMKERKYDLAVMRAIGAAKSQLFLLILSEGIILTFLGAIGGLILGHFFLLLIVITNEQGLVAGLNAITFTDKEWWVIVYALMVGVLASIIPAWNAYKEDIAGQLSK from the coding sequence ATGAGTGTATTTAAGTTAAGTTGGAAATACCTGATAGATAGGCCTTTAAATACAATTTTAAATGTGTTACTTCTTGCTTTAGGCTTGTCTATAATAACTGTTTTGCTATTGGTGGAAGAACAATTTGAGAATAAAGTGAACAGAGATGCTGCGGGAATTGATATGGTGATTGGGGCCAAGGGTAGTCCATTACAACTGGTGCTTTCCTCTGTATATCATGTGGATTTCCCAACTGGAAATATTCCTCTAAAAGAAGCACAGAAAGTTTCCAGAAATAGACTTATAAAAAATGCCATACCTATGGCTCTTGGGGATAACTATGAGGGGTTTAGAATTGTTGGGTCGAACCACGATTACCTAAATATATACCAAGCGGAACTTATTGATGGAAAAAAATGGGAAAAACCGTTTGAGGTGGTCGTGGGTAGCAAGGTAGCGAAAGCAAAGGGTTTTAAGGTAGGTGATACATTTATCGGTGCCCATGGCATAGAGGCAGCCAGCCATCAGCACGATCAGCACGCTTTTCAAGTAGTGGGGATTTTAGCTCCTTCCAATAATGTTTTGGATCAACTAATTGTCACTAGTGTAGAGTCTGTGTGGTATGCTCATGATGAGGAAATTGGTTCTGAAAAATTAGAAAACCAAGTAAATGCAACAGGTTTTCCAGAATCAGACGAAACCAGAGAGTTGACCACTGTATTGATTGCTTACAGAAGCCCAATGGCTGCTATTCAGCTACCCAGAATGATCAATGGTAGAACGACTTTGCAAGCAGCCTCTCCTACCTTTGAAATGTCCAGACTTTTTGAATTGCTGGGAATAGGGGTGGTGGTAATGAAAGGTTTGGCACTCCTCATTATTTTTATAGCAGGTTTAGGGATTTTTATTGCGTTGTACAATTCAATGAAGGAAAGAAAATATGATTTGGCTGTAATGAGAGCCATAGGAGCAGCTAAAAGTCAACTCTTTCTTCTGATTCTATCGGAAGGAATAATTTTAACATTTTTAGGCGCCATTGGAGGATTAATACTTGGACACTTTTTTCTGTTATTAATAGTTATTACCAATGAACAAGGTTTGGTAGCAGGCTTAAATGCGATAACATTTACCGATAAAGAATGGTGGGTTATAGTTTATGCATTGATGGTCGGTGTGTTGGCGTCAATTATTCCTGCTTGGAATGCTTATAAAGAAGATATTGCAGGTCAATTAAGTAAGTAA
- a CDS encoding ABC transporter ATP-binding protein, translating into MIVVEDLQFSYENQLNIEIPNIKLKLGEELLILGKSGSGKTTLLNILGGLLAPKKGEVIIDGTSLYQLKENDLDQFRGRNIGIVFQKPHLLKPLTVSENVALPYFFSKNLSADKVQYYLDQLGILNKQHARIHTLSEGEAQRVSIARALINGPKVILADEPTASLDDENANLVVELLKSQAKKLGAALIIVTHDSRIKNQIVNRITLNSSGV; encoded by the coding sequence ATGATTGTTGTCGAAGACCTACAGTTTTCTTATGAGAATCAGCTAAATATTGAAATTCCTAACATTAAATTGAAATTGGGTGAAGAGCTATTGATTTTGGGAAAATCCGGCTCAGGAAAGACAACTTTATTAAATATTTTAGGAGGGCTTTTGGCCCCCAAAAAAGGTGAGGTAATAATTGATGGTACCTCCCTGTACCAATTAAAAGAAAACGACTTAGATCAATTTAGGGGGAGGAATATAGGCATTGTTTTTCAAAAACCTCATCTTTTAAAACCACTGACAGTTTCAGAGAATGTAGCCCTTCCATATTTTTTTTCAAAAAACCTTTCTGCAGATAAAGTTCAATATTACCTAGATCAACTTGGAATACTAAACAAGCAACATGCTCGCATACATACTTTGAGCGAAGGGGAGGCTCAGAGGGTATCGATTGCCAGGGCATTGATTAATGGACCAAAAGTCATTTTGGCAGATGAGCCTACTGCTAGTTTGGATGATGAAAATGCAAATTTGGTGGTTGAATTGCTTAAAAGCCAGGCCAAAAAACTTGGGGCTGCACTAATAATAGTCACTCATGATTCTCGAATTAAAAATCAGATAGTTAATCGAATAACTTTAAATTCCTCCGGTGTATGA
- a CDS encoding hybrid sensor histidine kinase/response regulator: MFSLKILITEDDTVSALLLKKALEKNHHQIIGMADSGEIALEILEKNHADIVMMDINLSGKLDGIKTTEIINEKYNIPVVYLTASSDSETLQKVAVTNPSAYVIKPFNIRELNMVIELAIFKDKKEKELQSLNNELEEKVKKRTADLNEANKELQKALEKERELSELKSRIVQNVSHGFKTPLTSILSSAQLLKLYAEKDHPFKAKLVKHANKIENSVRNLNSLLTSVLFFGKADADKMNYKPVRIYTSAFLNEVVDMVKAGIDNNVKINLDFDKLPKMITSDMDLLYQILENLLSNAVKYSKDGGNVYFKVRHENDTLFLQIKDEGIGINEAEQSQLFDRFFRAKNVGLREGSGLGLSIVKKCIEVIGGKIDFKSKVNKGTEFFLEIPAKK, translated from the coding sequence ATGTTTTCTCTTAAGATTTTAATAACCGAAGACGATACCGTTTCGGCACTTTTATTAAAAAAAGCACTTGAAAAGAATCACCACCAGATTATTGGTATGGCTGACTCGGGTGAGATAGCCTTGGAAATTCTAGAAAAGAATCATGCAGACATTGTCATGATGGATATCAATCTCTCAGGAAAACTGGATGGTATAAAGACAACGGAAATTATCAATGAGAAATATAATATCCCTGTGGTATACCTTACAGCTAGCTCTGATAGTGAAACCCTTCAGAAAGTAGCTGTGACCAATCCTAGTGCTTATGTGATCAAGCCTTTCAATATAAGAGAGTTAAATATGGTGATTGAGTTGGCCATTTTTAAGGATAAAAAAGAAAAGGAGCTCCAAAGCTTAAATAATGAATTAGAAGAAAAAGTTAAAAAACGTACTGCTGACCTCAATGAAGCCAATAAAGAGCTACAAAAAGCTTTAGAAAAAGAAAGGGAACTCAGTGAATTAAAATCTAGAATTGTTCAGAATGTTTCACATGGTTTCAAGACCCCATTGACATCTATTTTAAGTTCTGCACAACTGTTAAAACTTTATGCTGAAAAAGATCATCCGTTTAAAGCAAAATTGGTTAAACATGCCAATAAAATTGAGAATTCTGTTAGAAACCTAAATAGTCTATTGACTAGTGTACTGTTTTTTGGAAAAGCAGATGCGGACAAGATGAACTACAAACCGGTAAGGATTTATACCTCGGCATTTCTCAATGAAGTTGTAGATATGGTAAAGGCCGGAATAGATAATAATGTAAAAATTAACTTAGACTTCGATAAGCTGCCTAAGATGATCACCTCTGATATGGATCTACTGTATCAGATTTTAGAAAACCTTTTATCAAATGCTGTAAAGTATTCAAAGGATGGAGGGAATGTTTATTTCAAAGTGAGACATGAAAACGATACCCTTTTCTTACAAATAAAAGATGAGGGTATAGGTATCAATGAAGCCGAACAATCTCAGCTTTTTGATCGATTTTTTAGGGCGAAAAATGTAGGCCTCAGAGAGGGGTCAGGGCTTGGCCTCTCCATTGTGAAAAAATGTATTGAAGTTATAGGTGGTAAAATTGATTTTAAAAGTAAGGTAAACAAAGGCACTGAATTCTTTTTAGAAATTCCTGCAAAAAAATAG
- a CDS encoding PAS domain-containing sensor histidine kinase, protein MPYHKNWCLTLMALPTDQTLLEDGQLILEIPFYSNFWFLFIMFTILIAIIYGVCFFVRQTKDKGVLKNKLHKKNIEIAEREDRFKVVWDNSQDGLLLSIQGGAVLAANPSFCSLAEVSEAQLQENGLQYLFRDNKTFERLRGEIVSGLKKSDKVIKEFELSLPSGDKEIEVSISKMNEEFEGKLMYLNVFRDVSKKKAYERGLEIAKGKAEEISHLKSNIISNMSHEIRTPLNGILGSTEYIIQTRSNDKELIEHLNIIKESGDRLLHTITNFLDLSSLESDELSAVMEKTNVNDFISKILINHKSIGIKKGILVTSKFLTKPFYANLERKYLQIIINNIVGNAIKYSEKGMILVVVEKVENDMIIKVHDQGIGISKEYLNKLFYPFEQESKGFNRKFEGSGLGLAITKHLVEKLNGNIEVESEKGNGTLVRILLPV, encoded by the coding sequence ATGCCTTACCATAAAAATTGGTGTTTGACACTTATGGCCTTGCCAACAGACCAAACACTACTTGAGGATGGGCAATTGATTTTGGAAATTCCTTTTTATAGCAATTTTTGGTTTCTCTTTATTATGTTCACCATTTTGATAGCAATTATCTATGGTGTTTGTTTTTTCGTTCGGCAGACAAAAGACAAAGGGGTTTTAAAGAACAAACTGCACAAAAAAAATATAGAAATTGCAGAAAGGGAAGACCGGTTTAAGGTGGTATGGGACAATTCACAAGATGGCTTGTTACTTTCCATTCAAGGAGGAGCCGTTTTAGCGGCAAACCCTTCCTTTTGTTCACTTGCTGAAGTTAGCGAAGCACAGCTTCAGGAAAATGGCTTACAATATTTGTTTAGAGACAATAAAACCTTTGAAAGGCTTAGGGGAGAAATTGTTAGTGGACTGAAAAAAAGTGATAAAGTTATTAAAGAGTTTGAATTGTCTTTACCATCAGGGGATAAAGAAATTGAAGTTTCAATTTCAAAGATGAATGAAGAATTTGAAGGTAAATTGATGTATTTAAATGTATTCCGGGATGTTTCCAAAAAAAAGGCCTATGAAAGGGGCCTGGAAATAGCCAAAGGAAAAGCCGAGGAAATAAGCCATCTTAAAAGCAATATTATTTCCAATATGAGTCATGAAATCCGAACCCCATTGAATGGTATACTTGGAAGCACGGAATATATTATTCAAACAAGGTCAAATGACAAGGAATTAATTGAACATTTAAATATAATTAAGGAAAGTGGCGACAGGTTGTTGCATACCATAACTAACTTTTTAGACCTTTCTTCACTTGAATCAGATGAGTTGAGTGCTGTGATGGAAAAAACCAATGTTAATGATTTTATTTCAAAAATATTGATTAATCATAAATCCATAGGAATAAAAAAAGGTATCTTAGTCACTTCAAAATTTCTAACAAAACCGTTTTATGCCAATTTAGAGCGCAAATACCTTCAAATTATTATTAATAATATTGTAGGTAATGCCATTAAGTATTCAGAAAAAGGCATGATACTAGTCGTAGTGGAAAAGGTTGAAAATGACATGATTATTAAAGTTCATGATCAAGGAATTGGAATAAGTAAAGAATATTTGAATAAATTGTTTTATCCATTTGAACAAGAAAGTAAAGGTTTTAACCGTAAATTTGAAGGTTCAGGATTGGGTTTGGCCATTACAAAGCATTTGGTAGAAAAGCTCAATGGTAACATTGAAGTAGAAAGTGAAAAGGGCAATGGCACATTAGTAAGGATTTTATTACCGGTATAA
- the sucD gene encoding succinate--CoA ligase subunit alpha, translating to MSVLVNKNSKVIVQGFTGTEGSFHAQQMIEYGTNVVGGVTPGKGGSTHLGKPVFNTVEDAVKTKGADTTIIFVPPAFAADAIMEAADAGIKVIIAITEGIPVKDMMKAKPYVKKKGAILIGPNCPGVITPGEAKVGIMPGFVFKQGRVGVVSKSGTLTYEAADQITKAGLGVSTAIGIGGDPIIGTSTKEAVQLLMEDPETDAIVMIGEIGGNYEAEAAQWIKENGNKKPVVGFIAGQTAPPGRRMGHAGAIIGGKDDTAIAKMRIMKENGIFVAESPAEIGEVMAKALGVDA from the coding sequence ATGAGCGTATTGGTAAATAAAAATTCCAAAGTAATTGTACAGGGGTTCACAGGAACTGAAGGTTCTTTTCACGCCCAACAGATGATAGAATATGGTACCAACGTTGTAGGAGGTGTAACTCCTGGTAAAGGTGGCAGTACCCATTTAGGTAAGCCTGTGTTCAACACGGTGGAAGATGCTGTAAAAACAAAGGGAGCAGATACAACTATAATTTTTGTTCCTCCTGCTTTTGCAGCAGATGCAATTATGGAGGCTGCAGATGCAGGAATCAAAGTGATCATCGCCATTACTGAAGGAATTCCTGTTAAGGACATGATGAAAGCCAAGCCGTATGTTAAGAAAAAAGGTGCTATTTTGATAGGTCCTAACTGTCCGGGTGTAATCACCCCAGGTGAAGCTAAAGTAGGAATTATGCCGGGCTTTGTATTCAAACAAGGAAGAGTAGGTGTAGTATCCAAATCTGGAACCCTTACTTATGAAGCAGCTGACCAAATAACAAAAGCAGGATTAGGTGTTTCTACCGCCATTGGTATTGGTGGAGACCCGATCATCGGTACATCTACTAAAGAGGCTGTTCAATTGCTAATGGAAGATCCTGAAACTGATGCCATCGTTATGATTGGTGAAATTGGTGGAAATTACGAAGCAGAAGCTGCCCAATGGATCAAAGAAAATGGCAACAAAAAACCTGTTGTAGGCTTTATAGCCGGCCAAACTGCACCTCCAGGTAGAAGAATGGGACATGCAGGAGCAATTATAGGTGGAAAAGATGATACTGCGATTGCTAAAATGCGTATTATGAAAGAAAATGGAATTTTTGTTGCAGAATCACCTGCTGAAATTGGTGAAGTAATGGCAAAAGCACTAGGTGTAGATGCCTAA